From Mesoaciditoga lauensis cd-1655R = DSM 25116, a single genomic window includes:
- a CDS encoding phage tail tape measure protein codes for MNLGSLWIDVKARTGQFKESMIEARQTANGLTVEAGKAEKSWKTAFSAIGEASHALLGAGAAIEGVFGLAVYQAGKLNQAMADLQSVMKLNADQIDTLKEKAIEYSKAHMTSASEITKAYYNMASAGMTYEQIVSSVEQTATLSIATFGSMAEATDIMTDAMNTYVKEMPDYLSAQEKANRVTNIFAGAVKEFKIILPELRAGLANVTSTAYAMHIPLQDVVTQLGLLKNAGMSAEEAGTALNRAYMAAPQLFKQFGINALDAAGHMRPLADILDELKQKLGGAIDSTAEMTKMQTTFGIRGIKAVEILMNQTDAIRNYSKYLVESNNAAEMAEAREKGFNAQMKILWNNIKDLGAEVGSILLPVVKQIIDFMKGIIDGFNNLNPNLKQAIVMITAFGGAGALLVGILGSLVGMLPGLIAGFSLLATSPFGWVAGAIIGITALVGWIQAQKKAYDDLIASTDKLAKSQKAQADNESALLSEYEALRDKANKTADEKARLKKISQDLAELAPQSIKGINDETGAWNLNAKAIQEDIEKRKELAKMNAEKALKEAQKRLDAAKEELKFTKEGISYTLKEIDALQNTATAQERIKKNQEEITKLQKSYNDYKKEEWKLNNDYNKGLISLKDLEEKRHELTIKESEALVKIGHLRNQNKDLEANALADEKKKQELMAKYQNELLKLTKQQKEQTAEVEKQQKVVNQAQEALNEVLGIQKKVTAATNEQAKSQKKVTEAVKNTVTSLSQLKDIATKYAEQGKELEFARQNLNMSDLDYYKAKQNLLKQTITDISKLQAKSGELSDADKKYLDVLKSSYSMVSEKVSKLQKEQDGLNTSIDKTKDISEQLTDSLHALNMEHGVTLNDLEFLRKKYTLYTNAYNALAEKKAKGEKLTNKEIEEFKKLKPLIDAISKQIKNYGANTAKTTHSVSEMAKGVNTLKSGIKNVIKPLESFLMDIAKETGFKAFQKDLKETNKALADGRKYYEKTGDLLGTLKMNAKALSEGIAKLHDNIAKNGATKIEIEQLKEWQTQLDNTNIAIQNMESRLERYNNDVKDLENIDFKLSLTSNANEQIPLLKRKLETLAQETKDIKYINLKPDELRTQLNSITKDVYSTTQSLVNAIGTMYQGSTDKQMKALTALKTKLQEIYKDNPVALKASLGLVDNAIENTKNKAIKAAREASKKSLQELQNGLGAIAGLIDAIGNMSGQDFSGIADGFQLVANGIQILSTTIEAGSGPIGWIIAGIQLLTSTLNFMNEQEKKNIETMKKFAEAIKPQSYDEFVKSVYKGNEAMYKWLGISEEALANSEDLKKAWKEYADEIIKSSDSIKSSIQDFSTDMDVLNSKFEDLSSLHPEFKDLASDFENLGTQSRAIKDKIDTLNKQLEDGKISVQQYNYELAKLKDQQQTLDDLANSFKELGKVMEGSGAGAEIARERFERLQRQIKQMGDKATPEWIEGQIKGIEKLSKAFDGLDEEMEGNGAKASVLRKKYAEFKAQLEKMGDKASNEWIESQIDGIKKLGEQIDKWQQTLTSGLESALTKYVNFFKDMSESQKMDYMKKYLEDVKHMTFKSTEEMKKYYDSLGKSEKDSLDKGLHDYLNKTVRYDTFKKAFDSTLKKAILNSLIQSLVTQGIIGKKVQELAAFISVAMKDGLSKGELDTIKYMMQGIEKESKTVGDAISGTMDDLETKGTTSTDKMKKMIKDYLGETEDDTKKTTDENSKRWDDMAQKIGDSVSGAIEKMLEKFGLLPLKADEVTNRLDESFSDEFGYNGKIHRYIDTFVDNFKHKFDFNPFKKLDDNAGTAFNNIWGKFNRLIDKMKDNSSIDIGINAPKITTPTISPTPSPNLSTTNNSQVVISPGAIQVNGSQTPTQTADEILDRLTTEITKQRQILGRR; via the coding sequence ATGAACTTAGGATCGCTTTGGATAGATGTTAAAGCAAGAACAGGACAATTTAAAGAATCAATGATTGAAGCAAGGCAAACCGCAAATGGCTTAACAGTTGAAGCGGGCAAAGCCGAGAAAAGCTGGAAAACCGCATTTAGCGCCATAGGTGAGGCATCTCATGCTTTGTTGGGTGCCGGAGCAGCAATTGAAGGGGTTTTTGGCCTTGCCGTTTATCAAGCGGGAAAATTGAATCAAGCCATGGCAGATCTTCAAAGCGTTATGAAATTAAACGCTGATCAAATAGATACCTTAAAAGAAAAAGCGATCGAATATTCCAAAGCGCACATGACGAGTGCAAGTGAAATCACGAAGGCGTATTACAACATGGCATCCGCCGGAATGACTTATGAACAGATAGTTTCATCTGTTGAACAAACCGCAACTTTATCAATAGCAACATTTGGTTCCATGGCAGAAGCAACGGACATCATGACAGATGCCATGAACACCTATGTGAAGGAAATGCCTGATTATCTTAGTGCACAAGAAAAAGCAAATCGTGTAACGAACATTTTTGCCGGTGCTGTTAAAGAGTTCAAGATCATCCTTCCAGAGTTACGAGCAGGACTTGCCAACGTTACATCAACGGCTTATGCAATGCATATACCTTTGCAAGATGTGGTTACACAACTTGGCTTATTGAAAAACGCTGGTATGAGTGCAGAAGAAGCGGGCACGGCTTTGAACAGAGCTTACATGGCTGCACCTCAGCTTTTCAAGCAATTTGGCATAAATGCTCTTGACGCTGCGGGACATATGAGACCCCTTGCGGATATTTTGGATGAATTGAAACAAAAACTTGGTGGCGCGATAGATTCCACAGCTGAAATGACAAAGATGCAAACAACCTTTGGAATAAGAGGTATCAAAGCTGTTGAAATTTTGATGAATCAAACGGATGCTATTAGAAATTATTCGAAATACTTGGTGGAATCCAACAATGCTGCAGAAATGGCAGAAGCAAGAGAAAAAGGATTCAACGCTCAAATGAAGATCTTATGGAACAACATAAAAGATCTTGGAGCGGAAGTCGGAAGCATTCTTTTACCTGTTGTAAAGCAGATAATTGATTTTATGAAAGGCATAATTGATGGGTTTAACAATTTGAATCCTAACTTGAAACAAGCTATTGTGATGATAACCGCTTTTGGTGGAGCCGGTGCTTTGCTTGTAGGGATTCTGGGATCGCTTGTTGGAATGCTCCCTGGATTGATAGCAGGCTTTTCACTTCTTGCCACTTCCCCCTTTGGATGGGTTGCTGGAGCTATCATAGGCATTACGGCTCTTGTTGGATGGATTCAAGCTCAAAAAAAGGCATATGATGATCTCATAGCATCCACTGATAAGCTTGCGAAATCCCAGAAAGCACAAGCAGATAACGAAAGCGCTCTTCTAAGTGAGTATGAAGCCTTGAGAGATAAAGCCAATAAAACTGCGGATGAAAAAGCACGTTTGAAAAAGATATCACAAGATTTGGCAGAACTTGCACCGCAATCAATAAAAGGAATTAACGATGAAACCGGTGCCTGGAATTTGAATGCAAAAGCGATTCAAGAAGATATTGAAAAACGAAAAGAACTTGCAAAAATGAATGCCGAAAAAGCTTTAAAAGAGGCACAAAAAAGGCTTGATGCTGCTAAAGAAGAGTTGAAATTCACAAAAGAAGGCATAAGCTACACACTCAAAGAAATTGATGCATTGCAAAATACGGCAACTGCTCAGGAAAGAATAAAGAAAAACCAGGAAGAAATAACGAAGCTTCAAAAGAGTTACAACGATTACAAAAAGGAAGAATGGAAACTCAACAACGATTACAACAAGGGCTTAATTTCTCTCAAAGATTTGGAGGAAAAGCGGCACGAACTCACGATAAAAGAAAGCGAAGCCCTCGTAAAGATAGGACATTTGAGAAATCAAAACAAAGATCTTGAAGCGAATGCACTTGCGGATGAGAAAAAGAAACAGGAATTGATGGCAAAATACCAGAATGAGCTTTTAAAACTCACGAAGCAGCAAAAGGAACAAACCGCCGAAGTTGAGAAGCAACAAAAAGTAGTTAATCAGGCACAGGAAGCCTTAAACGAAGTCCTCGGCATACAGAAAAAGGTTACTGCCGCTACAAACGAACAGGCAAAATCACAGAAAAAAGTTACAGAAGCCGTCAAAAACACCGTTACAAGTCTCTCTCAATTGAAAGATATCGCTACTAAGTATGCAGAACAGGGAAAAGAGCTTGAATTTGCACGCCAAAATTTGAATATGTCAGATCTTGATTATTACAAGGCAAAGCAAAACCTTTTAAAGCAAACAATCACGGATATTTCAAAACTTCAAGCGAAATCCGGAGAGCTTTCAGATGCTGACAAGAAATATCTTGATGTTTTGAAGAGCTCATATTCTATGGTAAGCGAAAAGGTATCAAAACTCCAAAAAGAACAAGATGGATTGAACACAAGCATTGATAAAACAAAGGATATATCGGAACAACTCACCGATTCTTTGCACGCACTTAATATGGAACATGGGGTTACATTAAACGATTTGGAGTTTTTAAGGAAAAAATACACGCTTTACACGAACGCTTACAATGCTTTGGCAGAGAAGAAAGCAAAAGGTGAAAAGCTTACAAATAAGGAAATTGAAGAATTCAAAAAATTGAAGCCTCTCATCGATGCTATTTCCAAACAGATAAAAAACTATGGAGCCAACACGGCAAAAACTACCCATAGTGTATCAGAAATGGCAAAGGGTGTAAATACACTCAAAAGTGGGATTAAAAACGTTATAAAGCCATTAGAATCGTTTCTGATGGATATCGCAAAGGAAACAGGGTTTAAAGCGTTTCAAAAAGATCTCAAAGAAACTAATAAGGCACTGGCAGATGGAAGAAAATACTACGAGAAAACAGGAGATCTTCTTGGAACCCTGAAAATGAATGCCAAGGCGCTTTCTGAAGGAATCGCAAAATTACACGATAACATCGCTAAGAATGGCGCAACGAAGATCGAAATTGAGCAATTGAAAGAGTGGCAAACCCAATTGGATAACACGAACATTGCCATTCAGAATATGGAAAGCCGGTTGGAAAGATATAACAACGACGTGAAAGATCTTGAAAACATAGACTTTAAGCTTTCGCTCACATCGAATGCTAATGAACAAATTCCACTTTTAAAACGAAAGCTCGAAACATTGGCACAAGAAACGAAAGATATCAAATATATAAATTTAAAGCCAGATGAATTGAGGACGCAACTTAATTCAATCACAAAAGACGTTTACAGCACGACTCAAAGTCTTGTGAATGCTATTGGTACGATGTATCAAGGAAGCACAGACAAGCAAATGAAAGCGTTAACAGCTCTCAAAACAAAACTTCAAGAAATTTATAAGGATAATCCCGTAGCGTTGAAAGCTTCTCTTGGCTTAGTAGATAATGCTATAGAAAACACAAAAAATAAAGCAATTAAAGCTGCAAGGGAAGCGTCTAAAAAGAGCCTTCAAGAACTCCAAAATGGATTAGGAGCAATTGCTGGTTTGATAGATGCAATTGGTAACATGTCAGGGCAGGATTTTTCCGGAATAGCAGATGGATTTCAACTCGTGGCAAACGGTATTCAAATTCTCAGTACTACGATCGAAGCCGGCTCTGGACCTATCGGCTGGATTATCGCTGGCATTCAACTTTTAACAAGCACTCTTAATTTTATGAATGAACAAGAGAAGAAAAACATTGAAACGATGAAAAAATTTGCGGAAGCCATAAAACCGCAAAGTTATGATGAATTTGTGAAGAGCGTTTATAAAGGAAACGAAGCAATGTATAAATGGCTTGGAATAAGTGAAGAAGCGCTCGCAAACTCCGAAGATTTAAAGAAGGCGTGGAAAGAGTATGCAGATGAGATAATAAAGTCTTCTGATTCTATTAAGAGTTCCATTCAAGATTTTTCAACGGATATGGATGTTCTCAACTCAAAGTTCGAAGATCTTTCAAGTTTGCATCCGGAATTCAAAGATCTCGCCTCTGATTTTGAAAACCTTGGTACTCAATCAAGAGCCATCAAAGATAAGATCGATACTTTGAATAAACAATTAGAAGATGGAAAGATAAGTGTCCAACAGTATAACTATGAGCTTGCCAAATTAAAAGATCAACAACAAACGCTTGATGACCTTGCAAATTCGTTCAAAGAACTTGGGAAAGTGATGGAAGGTTCAGGAGCTGGCGCTGAAATCGCAAGAGAAAGATTTGAAAGGCTTCAACGTCAGATAAAGCAGATGGGAGACAAAGCTACTCCGGAGTGGATCGAAGGGCAGATAAAGGGAATTGAAAAGCTTTCCAAAGCGTTCGATGGCTTAGATGAAGAAATGGAAGGAAACGGAGCGAAAGCATCTGTCCTGAGAAAAAAATATGCCGAATTCAAAGCGCAACTTGAAAAAATGGGTGATAAAGCTTCCAATGAGTGGATTGAATCACAGATTGATGGCATCAAAAAACTTGGTGAGCAGATAGACAAATGGCAACAAACGTTAACTTCTGGGCTCGAAAGCGCTTTAACAAAGTACGTGAATTTTTTCAAAGATATGTCAGAATCCCAGAAAATGGATTACATGAAAAAGTACTTAGAAGACGTAAAACACATGACATTCAAGAGCACAGAAGAGATGAAAAAGTACTACGATAGCCTTGGAAAATCCGAAAAAGATTCCCTCGATAAAGGGTTACATGATTATTTGAACAAAACAGTGCGTTACGACACATTTAAAAAAGCCTTTGATTCAACCTTGAAGAAAGCCATCCTAAACTCCTTGATTCAATCGCTTGTGACTCAGGGAATAATTGGGAAAAAGGTTCAAGAGCTTGCAGCTTTTATTTCAGTTGCTATGAAAGATGGATTATCTAAGGGAGAGCTTGATACTATCAAATATATGATGCAAGGAATAGAAAAAGAATCTAAAACAGTTGGAGATGCTATTTCTGGAACAATGGACGATTTGGAAACAAAAGGAACGACTTCCACAGATAAGATGAAAAAGATGATAAAAGATTATCTTGGCGAAACCGAAGATGATACTAAGAAAACCACAGATGAAAATTCAAAGCGATGGGATGATATGGCTCAAAAAATTGGAGATAGTGTCAGTGGTGCGATTGAAAAAATGCTCGAAAAGTTCGGGCTTTTGCCATTAAAAGCAGATGAAGTTACGAACCGTTTGGATGAATCTTTCAGTGATGAATTTGGTTACAACGGGAAAATTCATCGGTATATAGATACTTTCGTTGATAATTTCAAGCATAAATTCGATTTCAATCCATTTAAAAAGTTGGATGACAACGCCGGAACAGCTTTTAATAATATTTGGGGAAAGTTTAACCGACTTATTGACAAGATGAAGGATAATTCATCCATTGATATAGGAATTAATGCGCCAAAAATCACTACTCCAACGATTTCGCCCACACCTTCTCCTAATCTGTCAACAACTAATAATTCACAAGTTGTCATTTCACCAGGCGCTATACAGGTAAACGGTTCGCAAACTCCAACGCAAACGGCGGATGAAATTCTTGACAGATTGACAACGGAGATTACAAAGCAAAGGCAAATTTTGGGTAGGCGTTAG